The following are from one region of the Quercus robur chromosome 1, dhQueRobu3.1, whole genome shotgun sequence genome:
- the LOC126712274 gene encoding uncharacterized protein LOC126712274: MALVREEDGFTLQAEHFEEQKKGIKNHYSSPAHPQANGQIKVMNRSLLKIIKTPLEGTKSIWPDKLPSVLWAYQITARTPTEETSFRIAYKSEAIIPIEVGFTSYRVENYDENKNDEAIRLQLDLVDKVRAIAEQRLVQY; this comes from the exons ATGGCTTTGGTAAGAGAAGAGGATGGGTTTACTTTACAAGCCGAGCATTTTGAGGAGCAGAAGAAAG GaatcaagaaccactactcGTCGCCCGCCCACCCACAAGCCAATGGACAGATTAAAGTTATGAACCGATCTTTGCTCAAGATCATTAAGACTCCGCTCGAGGGGACAAAAAGCATATGGCCGGACAAACTACCAAGTGTTTTATGGGCATACCAGATAACAGCAAGGACACCTACGGAGGAGACATCATTTCGAATAGCATACAAAAGCGAGGCAATCATCCCAATAGAAGTAGGGTTCACAAGCTACCGAGTGGAGAACTATGACGAGAACAAAAATGATGAAGCTATACGCTTGCAACTTGACCTGGTGGATAAGGTCCGGGCAATAGCTGAGCAAAGGTTGGTACAATACTAG